In one window of Campylobacter hepaticus DNA:
- a CDS encoding fumarate reductase flavoprotein subunit, translating to MNIQYSDALIIGGGLAGLRAAIEVAKSGQSVTLLSICPVKRSHSAAVQGGMQASLANSVKGEGDNEDLHFADTVKGSDWGCDQEVARMFAQTAPKAVRELAAWGVPWTRIVKGPRTVVINAQKTVIEEKEEAHGLINARDFGGTKKWRTCYIADATGHCMLYGVANEAIKYQVKIIDRMEAVRIIHKDKKCLGVIARDLTNGQLIAYVARGTMIATGGYGRIYKQTTNAVICEGTGAAIALETGLCRLSNMEAVQFHPTPIVPSGILLTEGCRGDGGILRDVDGYRFMPDYEPEKKELASRDVVSRRMMEHIRKGKGVKSPYGDHLWLDISILGRAHVEKNLRDVQDICKTFNGIDPADEGPKGWAPVLPMQHYSMGGIRTKPTGESQWLNGLFACGEAACWDMHGFNRLGGNSCAETVVAGMIVGDYFANYCKNNGELIDTNVVKDFLNKEYQYLKSLVDKEGKYNVFEIKNRMKEIMWDKVAIFRTGEGLKEAVDELEKLYKNSQDIKLHSKELDCANPELEEAYRVPRMLKIALCVAYGALLRTESRGAHYREDYPKRDDLNWMKRTNTFWVEGETLPRVEYEELDIMKMELPPAFRGYGAKGNIIENPLSEKRQIEVDTIREKMEAEGKNRYEIQNALMPYELQAKYKAPNQRIGVDYE from the coding sequence ATGAATATACAATATAGTGATGCTTTAATAATAGGCGGAGGGTTAGCAGGTCTTAGAGCGGCTATTGAAGTAGCAAAAAGCGGTCAAAGTGTAACACTTTTAAGTATTTGTCCAGTTAAACGTTCACATTCTGCAGCAGTACAAGGAGGTATGCAAGCAAGTCTTGCTAATAGTGTAAAAGGTGAAGGTGATAATGAAGATTTGCATTTTGCAGATACTGTAAAAGGAAGTGATTGGGGTTGTGATCAAGAAGTAGCAAGAATGTTTGCTCAAACTGCTCCAAAAGCAGTACGTGAGCTTGCAGCTTGGGGTGTGCCTTGGACTAGAATTGTTAAGGGTCCAAGAACAGTTGTGATTAATGCACAAAAAACTGTGATTGAGGAAAAAGAAGAAGCACATGGACTTATTAATGCTAGAGATTTTGGCGGAACGAAAAAATGGAGAACCTGTTATATTGCTGATGCTACAGGACATTGTATGCTTTATGGTGTGGCTAATGAAGCAATTAAATATCAAGTAAAAATTATTGATAGAATGGAAGCAGTAAGAATTATTCATAAAGATAAAAAATGTTTAGGCGTTATTGCAAGAGATTTAACTAATGGACAATTAATCGCTTATGTTGCTAGAGGAACTATGATAGCAACTGGAGGTTATGGTAGAATTTATAAACAAACAACTAATGCAGTTATTTGTGAAGGAACAGGTGCAGCTATAGCTCTTGAAACAGGACTTTGCAGACTTTCTAATATGGAAGCGGTGCAATTTCATCCAACTCCTATAGTTCCAAGTGGAATTTTACTTACTGAAGGTTGTCGCGGGGATGGTGGAATTTTACGCGATGTTGATGGATATCGTTTTATGCCAGATTACGAACCTGAAAAAAAAGAGCTTGCAAGTCGTGATGTTGTAAGTCGTAGAATGATGGAACATATTCGTAAAGGTAAAGGTGTAAAAAGTCCTTATGGAGATCATTTATGGCTTGATATTTCTATACTCGGAAGAGCCCATGTAGAAAAGAATCTTCGTGATGTTCAAGATATTTGTAAAACTTTTAATGGTATTGATCCAGCCGATGAAGGACCAAAAGGTTGGGCACCTGTTTTACCTATGCAGCATTATTCTATGGGTGGAATTAGAACTAAGCCAACAGGTGAAAGTCAATGGTTAAATGGACTTTTTGCTTGTGGAGAAGCAGCTTGTTGGGATATGCACGGTTTTAACCGTTTGGGTGGAAATTCATGTGCTGAAACTGTTGTTGCAGGTATGATTGTGGGTGATTATTTTGCTAATTATTGTAAAAACAATGGTGAGTTAATTGATACGAATGTAGTAAAAGATTTCTTAAATAAAGAATATCAATATTTGAAATCTTTAGTAGATAAAGAAGGTAAATATAACGTTTTTGAAATTAAAAATAGAATGAAGGAAATTATGTGGGATAAGGTAGCAATCTTTAGAACAGGAGAAGGTTTAAAAGAAGCTGTAGATGAGCTTGAAAAACTTTATAAAAATTCTCAAGATATAAAATTACATTCTAAAGAACTTGATTGTGCAAATCCTGAACTTGAAGAGGCTTATAGAGTGCCTAGAATGTTAAAAATTGCACTTTGTGTTGCTTATGGAGCGCTTTTAAGGACAGAGAGTCGTGGTGCGCATTACCGTGAAGATTATCCAAAAAGAGATGATTTAAATTGGATGAAAAGAACAAATACTTTTTGGGTGGAAGGGGAAACTTTACCACGTGTTGAATATGAAGAATTAGATATTATGAAAATGGAGCTTCCTCCAGCTTTTCGTGGATATGGCGCTAAGGGAAATATTATAGAAAATCCTTTAAGTGAAAAGCGTCAAATTGAAGTTGATACTATACGTGAAAAAATGGAAGCAGAAGGTAAGAATCGTTATGAAATTCAAAATGCTTTAATGCCTTATGAACTTCAAGCAAAATATAAAGCACCAAATCAAAGAATAGGAGTTGATTATGAATAG
- a CDS encoding fumarate reductase iron-sulfur subunit → MNRKLTIKVFKYNPLSKISKPHFVSYELEETPFMTVFVCLTLIREKMDADLSFDFVCRAGICGSCAMMINGVPKLACKTLTKDYKDGVIELMPMPAFRHIKDLSVNTGEWFEDMCKRVESWVHNEKEIDITKLEERIEPEVADETFELDRCIECGICVASCATKLMRPNFIAATGLLRTARYLQDPHDHRTIEDFYELIGDDDGVFGCMSLLACEDNCPKELPLQSKIAYMRRQLVAQKNK, encoded by the coding sequence ATGAATAGGAAATTGACAATAAAAGTTTTTAAATATAATCCTTTGAGTAAAATTTCTAAACCACATTTTGTGAGTTATGAACTTGAAGAAACTCCTTTTATGACAGTTTTTGTGTGTTTAACTTTAATTCGTGAAAAAATGGATGCAGATTTAAGTTTTGATTTTGTTTGTCGTGCAGGGATTTGTGGAAGTTGTGCTATGATGATTAATGGTGTTCCAAAACTTGCTTGTAAGACCTTAACTAAAGATTATAAAGATGGTGTTATTGAGCTTATGCCTATGCCTGCATTTAGACATATTAAAGATTTAAGTGTTAATACAGGTGAATGGTTTGAAGACATGTGTAAGCGTGTAGAAAGTTGGGTGCACAATGAAAAAGAAATAGATATTACTAAGCTTGAAGAACGTATAGAACCTGAAGTTGCAGATGAGACTTTTGAACTTGATCGTTGTATAGAATGTGGAATTTGTGTTGCTTCTTGTGCAACTAAATTAATGCGCCCTAATTTTATAGCAGCTACTGGACTTTTAAGAACGGCTAGATATCTACAAGATCCACATGATCATAGAACAATAGAAGATTTTTATGAATTAATAGGTGATGATGATGGTGTTTTTGGCTGTATGTCTTTATTAGCTTGCGAAGATAATTGTCCTAAGGAATTGCCTTTGCAAAGTAAAATTGCTTATATGAGAAGACAACTTGTGGCTCAAAAAAACAAATAA